One genomic region from Fundulus heteroclitus isolate FHET01 unplaced genomic scaffold, MU-UCD_Fhet_4.1 scaffold_80, whole genome shotgun sequence encodes:
- the LOC118562059 gene encoding uncharacterized protein LOC118562059 isoform X1, translating to MRERKFIVFESCLQSLLALCFLCGNACKIISTKVSGTMVTLTSQCSVDPSHVKTWKSQPSHGTMPLGNLQLAASIMFSGCSTVKAVNCFKFMRISTFCVSTYYNIQKAYLIPAVNSLWSKKQELLICDVKKKSKVRLGGDARCCSPGHTAKYGSYSLMDMDTSKVLDMQLVQCTEVKNSYAMELEGLKRSLQFLEDAGVTVTDLTTDRHSSVKKFMREIYPSINHWFDAWHIAKGITKKLDASSKKKLCHTISPWIHSISNHVYWCGASSDGNAELVVAKWKSVMNHIVDIHEHPFENFPTCAHDELVEDREWIAEGEKLFSAFSKVNLLRAFHNTSFTITAGSRAHVEVKSIVTNRTLLADIGKLSPHVQTSSVESYHKVVCFFAPKFLHFFYHSMNAR from the exons ATGAGAGAGAGGAAGTTCATAGTCTTCGAATCGTGTCTTCAGTCCCTCCTAgccttgtgttttttatgtgggAATGCCTGCAAAATAATATCTACAAAGGTATCGGGCACCATGGTGACCTTGACATCACAGTGTAGTGTTGACCCCTCTCATGTGAAGACCTGGAAAAGTCAGCCATCACATGGCACCATGCCACTTGGCAACTTACAGCTAGCCGCTTCCATAATGTTTAGTGGATGTAGTACTGTGAAGGCAgtcaattgttttaaatttatgaGGATTTCAACATTCTGCGTCAGTACTTATTATAACATACAGAAGGCATACCTTATTCCAGCTGTGAATAGTCTCTGGTCaaaaaagcaagagctgctcaTCTGTGATgtcaaaaaaaagagcaaagtcAGATTAGGTGGAGATGCCAGATGCTGCTCACCAGGGCACACTGCCAAGTACGGTAGCTACTCCCTTATGGACATGGACACCTCCAAAGTGTTGGACATGCAGCTTGTACAG TGTACAGAAGTGAAAAACTCATACGCAATGGAGTTGGAAGGCCTAAAGAGGTCACTTCAATTCCTAGAAGATGCTGGAGTCACTGTTACTGACTTGACAACAGACCGTCATTCCAGTGTTAAAAAGTTTATGCGCGAGATTTATCCATCAATTAATCACTGGTTTGATGCCTGGCATATAGCAAAAG GTATTACAAAAAAGCTTGACGCATCATCAAAGAAAAAGTTATGTCACACCATCTCACCGTGGATCCACAGCATCTCCAACCATGTATATTGGTGTGGGGCAAGCAGTGATGGAAATGCTGAGCTGGTTGTGGCCAAGTGGAAGTCGGTGATGAACCACATTGTAGACATCCACGAACACCCATTTGAGAACTTTCCAACCTGTGCACATGATGAGTTGGTAGAGGACAGAGAGTGGATTGCAGAAggtgaaaaattattttcagcttTCTCAAAAGTCAATCTCCTAAGGGCTTTTCATAATACTTCCTTCACAATCACTGCAGGTTCAAGGGCCCATGTTGAGGTGAAATCAATTGTCACTAACCGTACTCTGCTTGCCGACATTGGTAAATTGTCACCTCATGTGCAGACGTCAAGTGTTGAAAGCTACCACAAGGTGGTGTGCTTCTTTGCACCAAAGTTCTTGCACTTCTTCTACCACAGTATGAATGCCAGGTAG
- the LOC118562059 gene encoding uncharacterized protein LOC118562059 isoform X2 yields MRERKFIVFESCLQSLLALCFLCGNACKIISTKVSGTMVTLTSQCSVDPSHVKTWKSQPSHGTMPLGNLQLAASIMFSGCSTVKAVNCFKFMRISTFCVSTYYNIQKAYLIPAVNSLWSKKQELLICDVKKKSKVRLGGDARCCSPGHTAKYGSYSLMDMDTSKVLDMQLVQCTEVKNSYAMELEGLKRSLQFLEDAGVTVTDLTTDRHSSVKKFMREIYPSINHWFDAWHIAKGITKKLDASSKKKLCHTISPWIHSISNHVYWCGASSDGNAELVVAKWKSVMNHIVDIHEHPFENFPTCAHDELVEDREWIAEGSRAHVEVKSIVTNRTLLADIGKLSPHVQTSSVESYHKVVCFFAPKFLHFFYHSMNAR; encoded by the exons ATGAGAGAGAGGAAGTTCATAGTCTTCGAATCGTGTCTTCAGTCCCTCCTAgccttgtgttttttatgtgggAATGCCTGCAAAATAATATCTACAAAGGTATCGGGCACCATGGTGACCTTGACATCACAGTGTAGTGTTGACCCCTCTCATGTGAAGACCTGGAAAAGTCAGCCATCACATGGCACCATGCCACTTGGCAACTTACAGCTAGCCGCTTCCATAATGTTTAGTGGATGTAGTACTGTGAAGGCAgtcaattgttttaaatttatgaGGATTTCAACATTCTGCGTCAGTACTTATTATAACATACAGAAGGCATACCTTATTCCAGCTGTGAATAGTCTCTGGTCaaaaaagcaagagctgctcaTCTGTGATgtcaaaaaaaagagcaaagtcAGATTAGGTGGAGATGCCAGATGCTGCTCACCAGGGCACACTGCCAAGTACGGTAGCTACTCCCTTATGGACATGGACACCTCCAAAGTGTTGGACATGCAGCTTGTACAG TGTACAGAAGTGAAAAACTCATACGCAATGGAGTTGGAAGGCCTAAAGAGGTCACTTCAATTCCTAGAAGATGCTGGAGTCACTGTTACTGACTTGACAACAGACCGTCATTCCAGTGTTAAAAAGTTTATGCGCGAGATTTATCCATCAATTAATCACTGGTTTGATGCCTGGCATATAGCAAAAG GTATTACAAAAAAGCTTGACGCATCATCAAAGAAAAAGTTATGTCACACCATCTCACCGTGGATCCACAGCATCTCCAACCATGTATATTGGTGTGGGGCAAGCAGTGATGGAAATGCTGAGCTGGTTGTGGCCAAGTGGAAGTCGGTGATGAACCACATTGTAGACATCCACGAACACCCATTTGAGAACTTTCCAACCTGTGCACATGATGAGTTGGTAGAGGACAGAGAGTGGATTGCAGAAg GTTCAAGGGCCCATGTTGAGGTGAAATCAATTGTCACTAACCGTACTCTGCTTGCCGACATTGGTAAATTGTCACCTCATGTGCAGACGTCAAGTGTTGAAAGCTACCACAAGGTGGTGTGCTTCTTTGCACCAAAGTTCTTGCACTTCTTCTACCACAGTATGAATGCCAGGTAG